The following proteins are encoded in a genomic region of Cryptomeria japonica chromosome 11, Sugi_1.0, whole genome shotgun sequence:
- the LOC131859746 gene encoding pectinesterase-like: protein MASQLLLLLVVVIVVLFSQSEGATPQNGIQSACELAPDRKSCESSLSENPGSLRGGPKDMTHIALNMSISNAQTVGGFISSDSRRSSMNAKQSQAVDDCLQLYDLTVYYLTESLSILTDSSLQWKDAVDIQSYLSAALTSQITCLDGLNEANIDLHLLSFTDHVPNASRSVSNSLAIVEKLFIRAMKSSKTSVHSRRLLSDAHQVDHEPLDDDFSSWLSGEDRRLLLQTVAGVNLTGNMVTVARNGSGDYTTITDAINAVANKSANRSVIYVTAGVYEEYVSVASNKYNIMLIGDGKDVTVITGNRSFVDGSTTFNSATLATTGKGFLARDLTIENTAGAIKHQAVALRVGADLSAFYRCSFKGYQDTLYVHSLRQFYRECDIYGTVDYIFGNSAVVFQNCTLLARTPLTGQQNVFTAQGRTDPNQNTGISIHGCKVTAAPDLVPVMSSVRTYLGRPWKEYSRTVYMQSYLDSLIQPAGWLEWNGTFALSTLYYGEYGNQGPGSNTSQRVTWPGYHVMNTTDAQNFTVTNYIFGDSWLPATSIPYNGDLF from the exons ATGGCTTCTCAGTTGCTGCTCCTTTTGGTTGTGGTGATAGTTGTTTTATTTTCTCAAAGTGAAGGCGCCACTCCACAAAACGGCATTCAATCTGCCTGCGAATTGGCTCCTGATCGTAAATCATGCGAGTCAAGCCTTTCTGAAAATCCAGGGTCTTTACGAGGAGGCCCAAAAGATATGACTCATATTGCCCTCAACATGAGCATATCTAACGCCCAAACGGTTGGAGGCTTCATTTCCAGTGACTCCCGCAGATCATCCATGAATGCTAAGCAGAGTCAAGCCGTCGACGACTGCCTCCAACTGTACGATCTGACCGTCTATTATCTGACGGAGAGTCTGTCAATCTTGACAGATTCTTCATTACAATGGAAAGATGCAGTGGATATTCAGAGCTATCTGAGTGCAGCCCTGACGAGCCAGATCACCTGTCTCGACGGCCTCAACGAAGCAAACATCGATCTCCATTTGCTGTCTTTCACAGATCATGTGCCAAACGCGTCCCGGTCAGTGAGTAATTCCCTGGCTATTGTAGAGAAGCTTTTTATCAGAGCCATGAAGTCCTCAAAAACTTCAGTCCACAGCCGACGCTTGTTATCTGACGCCCATCAAGTTGATCACGAACCCCTCGACGACGACTTCTCGTCGTGGTTATCTGGAGAGGACAGAAGATTGCTTCTTCAGACTGTAGCCGGCGTCAATTTGACAGGAAACATGGTGACGGTGGCGCGGAATGGCAGCGGTGATTACACCACAATCACTGATGCCATTAATGCCGTTGCAAACAAAAGTGCAAACAGATCAGTGATTTATGTAACCGCAGGAGTGTACGAGGAATACGTAAGCGTGGCGAGTAACAAATATAATATCATGCTCATTGGAGATGGAAAAGACGTCACTGTGATCACTGGTAACAGAAGCTTTGTAGATGGCTCCACTACTTTCAACTCTGCCACTCTCG CCACGACTGGGAAAGGTTTTCTTGCAAGAGACCTCACAATTGAGAACACAGCAGGTGCAATAAAGCACCAGGCCGTTGCTCTACGGGTGGGAGCAGATTTATCTGCTTTTTACAGGTGCAGCTTCAAAGGGTATCAAGACACTCTGTACGTGCACTCACTCCGTCAATTCTACAGAGAATGTGATATCTATGGCACTGTAGATTACATATTCGGCAACTCCGCTGTAGTATTCCAAAACTGCACTCTTTTGGCACGAACACCATTGACCGGGCAGCAGAATGTATTCACAGCTCAAGGTAGAACAGACCCAAATCAAAACACGGGGATATCGATTCACGGCTGTAAGGTTACTGCGGCCCCTGATCTGGTTCCTGTTATGAGCTCTGTCCGTACGTACCTGGGGAGGCCATGGAAAGAGTACTCACGTACTGTTTACATGCAATCTTATTTGGATAGTTTGATCCAGCCGGCTGGGTGGTTAGAATGGAATGGTACATTTGCCTTGAGCACGTTGTATTATGGTGAATACGGAAATCAAGGTCCAGGGTCAAATACTTCACAGCGAGTTACTTGGCCTGGTTATCATGTAATGAACACAACTGACGCTCAAAATTTCACGGTAACTAACTACATCTTTGGTGATTCATGGTTACCAGCAACTTCCATACCTTATAATGGAGACttgttttaa
- the LOC131859751 gene encoding pectinesterase-like — MASQLLLLLVVVIVVLFSQSEGATPQNGIQSACELAPDRKSCESSLSENPGSLRGGPKDMTHIALNMSISNAQTVGGFISSDSRRSSMNAKQSQAVDDCLQLYDLTVYYLTESLSILTDSSLQWKDAVDIQSYLSAALTSQITCLDGLNEANIDLHLLSFTDHVPNASRSVSNSLAIVEKLFIRAMKSSKTSVHSRRLLSDAHQVDHEPLDDDFSSWLSGEDRRLLLQTVAGVNLTGNMVTVARNGSGDYTTITDAINAVANKSANRSVIYVTAGVYEEYVSVASNKYNIMLIGDGKDVTVITGNRSFVDGSTTFNSATLATTGKGFLARDLTIENTAGAIKHQAVALRVGADLSAFYRCSFKGYQDTLYVHSLRQFYRECDIYGTVDYIFGNSAVVFQNCTLLARTPLTGQQNVFTAQGRTDPNQNTGISIHGCKVTAAPDLVPVMSSVRTYLGRPWKEYSRTVYMQSYLDSLIQPAGWLEWNGTFALSTLYYGEYGNQGPGSNTSQRVTWPGYHVMNTTDAQNFTVTNYIFGDSWLPATSIPYNGDLF, encoded by the exons ATGGCTTCTCAGTTGCTGCTCCTTTTGGTTGTGGTGATAGTTGTTTTATTTTCTCAAAGTGAAGGCGCCACTCCACAAAACGGCATTCAATCTGCCTGCGAATTGGCTCCTGATCGTAAATCATGCGAGTCAAGCCTTTCTGAAAATCCAGGGTCTTTACGAGGAGGCCCAAAAGATATGACTCATATTGCCCTCAACATGAGCATATCTAACGCCCAAACGGTTGGAGGCTTCATTTCCAGTGACTCTCGCAGATCATCCATGAATGCTAAGCAGAGTCAAGCCGTCGACGACTGCCTCCAACTGTACGATCTGACCGTCTATTATCTGACGGAGAGTCTGTCAATCTTGACAGATTCTTCATTACAATGGAAAGATGCAGTGGATATTCAGAGCTATCTGAGTGCAGCCCTGACGAGCCAGATCACCTGTCTCGACGGCCTCAACGAAGCAAACATCGATCTCCATTTGCTGTCTTTCACAGATCATGTGCCAAACGCGTCCCGGTCAGTGAGTAATTCCCTGGCTATTGTAGAGAAGCTTTTTATCAGAGCCATGAAGTCCTCAAAAACTTCAGTCCACAGCCGACGCTTGTTATCTGACGCCCATCAAGTTGATCACGAACCCCTCGACGACGACTTCTCGTCGTGGTTATCTGGAGAGGACAGAAGATTGCTTCTTCAGACTGTAGCCGGCGTCAATTTGACAGGAAACATGGTGACGGTGGCGCGGAATGGCAGCGGTGATTACACCACAATCACTGATGCCATTAATGCCGTTGCAAACAAAAGTGCAAACAGATCAGTGATTTATGTAACCGCAGGAGTGTACGAGGAATACGTAAGCGTGGCGAGTAACAAATATAATATCATGCTCATTGGAGATGGAAAAGACGTCACTGTGATCACTGGTAACAGAAGCTTTGTAGATGGCTCCACTACTTTCAACTCTGCCACTCTCG CCACGACTGGGAAAGGTTTTCTTGCAAGAGACCTCACAATTGAGAACACAGCAGGTGCAATAAAGCACCAGGCCGTTGCTCTACGGGTGGGAGCAGATTTATCTGCTTTTTACAGGTGCAGCTTCAAAGGGTATCAAGACACTCTGTACGTGCACTCACTCCGTCAATTCTACAGAGAATGTGATATCTATGGCACTGTAGATTACATATTCGGCAACTCCGCTGTAGTATTCCAAAACTGCACTCTTTTGGCACGAACACCATTGACCGGGCAGCAGAATGTATTCACAGCTCAAGGTAGAACAGACCCAAATCAAAACACGGGGATATCGATTCACGGCTGTAAGGTTACTGCGGCCCCTGATCTGGTTCCTGTTATGAGCTCTGTCCGTACGTACCTGGGGAGGCCATGGAAAGAGTACTCACGTACTGTTTACATGCAATCTTATTTGGATAGTTTGATCCAGCCGGCTGGGTGGTTAGAATGGAATGGTACATTTGCCTTGAGCACGTTGTATTATGGTGAATACGGAAATCAAGGTCCAGGGTCAAATACTTCACAGCGAGTTACTTGGCCTGGTTATCATGTAATGAACACAACTGACGCTCAAAATTTCACGGTAACTAACTACATCTTTGGTGATTCATGGTTACCAGCAACTTCCATACCTTATAATGGAGACttgttttaa